A genomic segment from Flavobacterium litorale encodes:
- a CDS encoding T9SS type B sorting domain-containing protein: MFFFSLVVSLNVSAQIYQHNFGNTPITANPYTGTPSILNANLSGSSWTNNTGAWLNVNGSSSSIALSATSPTAATSIFTEFTLTFDIAAGKELEITSFNFWRRRTPSAAQTWSMTINGIAVGNGSAPITGANTGTTPVLNPVTGLTGTVTVIVRFNNSATGSGSLVIDDFTLNGSITDLAPPCALDVTTFSPTTGPENTLVTFTGTGFNDATGVTFDGITATFAALSDTEMIALVPNGVTAGNIEVTGSGCTETVTGNFNIITSECQSDIYISEIYDNNGGSFGVIELYNPSGNTVNLGGQYVLERYGNIGDPSPSTGYIVTLAGSIAPYSTYLVSSSTSSPTGCPNSFDDNIGNGINANDEFKLKKNGVIIDVARAPNFIGYTVIRNANADAPTATYSSGDWTVTSNDCGDLGSHTADPSSGNVPDITHPATESICENETAIFSVSLTGTGYSYQWRVLNSSGNWINVTNDTNYTGATTNTLTITGVPFGFDGNQYYCEITSSNCDLVSNAAQLNVTEAPTPVVGTATPSSCTADTGTITITSPVAFGISYSINGIDYQFANTFNDLPAGDYTVTARNLSNCVSTPVTITVSEAGAPDVATTTVTQPTCTEPNGTITVDAPTGTGFSYSINGIDFQTDVNFTGLAPATYNITTMNAIGCTSVTPDIVINPFAALPAATTTVTQPTCDVTTGTIEVTAPLGAQYTYSLDGISYFSTTTFSNLAPGTYTITTQDGGGCISVTGNIVINNVPDAPVLGTLNITQPTCEAGGRIFVLSPLGAAYTYSIDGVNYQTNPIFENVAAGTYQVTVQTLGCISAPETAVINQNSAPDCIENPNLTNDFPPSSDDNLAAKGSWYTSHGSPTSGTSSIWMWSYAGNGEGTYTCYNFESGKEYRICISLINENIPGTLGYVNPDANFYIQASNGAFTPTPTPTGNQTIANWHATDQTITDYTYTFTANNNYSKLWFFPYMLAPAMIAGDEYKIRLHSVKVEEVITNPTINVVGTTATIIGTPTTGGSWLWEPAALVTSQNADNSVVILSETCSSEIVTATFISDCEICSTYTVQTTTPTVPLAAPTVTTTQPDCEGTVAQIEVTAPAGAGFTYSIGGAYQSSPIFNGLAAGNYNVTVEDNSGCISEITVATINTIPNAPATATTTVTQPTCTEPNGTIEVTSPTGAGLEYSINGMDFQTSTIFTVPAGTYNITTKNADGCTSVTENIVINPAPTIPANAVVNYIQPTCTEATGTITINSPTGAGLTYSINNGADYQASNVFTGQAPGNYTVLVQNADGCISNPVTATVNPTPTVPANAVVSYIQPTCTEPTGTITIDSPTGEGLTYSINNGTDYQASNVFTGQASGNYTVLVQNADGCISNPITATVNPVPTAPADATVSYIQPTCTEPTGTITIDSPTGAGLMYSINNGVDYQASNVFSVLAPGDYSVVVQNADGCTSNAVTATVDDAPTLAAATYTVTPLGCNDTTGTITVTSTNPDYTYSIGGAYQSSPIFTGLVPNSYVLTIQDINGCTSAPIAVTIDAAPTLPADAAITVTQPNCNNPLGIITINAPLGAGLTYSINGGDTYQNVTNFVNVTPGNYSVLVKNASGCVSENPQAVTINPAPIVPAAATYTSTNPTCTSAVGSITITAPLGTNLEYSINNGASYSNALVYNNLTPDTYQLIVRNTVGGCTSNPVNITINPSPNTPEDAVVTASQPECNSTAGAATITFPLGVGYTYSINGSDYQSSTTFFNLAPGDYLAYVKNAAGCIADTPTPFTINDAPAVPDFATVTITNPDCTTPTGSIEVTAPLGAEFTYSIDGENYQTETTFTDVVPGTYTITVQNTDGCTSLPVTRTVQPQPDLPTIPTVSITQTDCDSDTGKIVVTSPFGANFSYSINGGVDYQANTTFPNVTPGDYTITVRNAEGCTATSGIVTVDAPPAPAPDPGINTGTTAICEGETTQLENEVENGIWLSSNENIATVDDTGLVTSIKAGTVTISYTVGTVCTDAATTTVTINPLPVPTLEEQYYLCQDTETETYESIVLNSGLSISNYSFIWKKEDTVLPFLSGFIVVDEPGTYSVEATNLTTGCIGTTTTTVGVSSTAIATAKVATDFNYQQTITVNVTGGSGDYEFSLNGGAFQDENVFTNITEGLYTIIVNDKNGCEPIVLEVYALNYPRFFSPNGDGTHETWNINGLTGQNTVIYIYDRYGKAITSVIPGQLGWDGTYNGKQLPATDYWFTLTYESSDGTNKEFKAHFSLLR, from the coding sequence TTGTTTTTTTTTTCACTAGTAGTTTCGTTAAATGTTTCAGCACAAATCTACCAACACAACTTTGGTAACACCCCTATAACAGCAAACCCATATACAGGAACACCCTCCATACTCAATGCTAATCTCTCAGGTTCGTCATGGACTAACAACACAGGTGCTTGGCTCAATGTAAACGGCTCCTCAAGTAGTATTGCATTAAGTGCAACTTCACCAACAGCTGCTACTTCTATATTTACCGAATTTACACTTACGTTTGATATAGCAGCAGGAAAAGAACTCGAAATTACCTCTTTTAATTTTTGGAGAAGAAGAACACCATCGGCAGCACAAACATGGAGCATGACCATAAATGGTATTGCGGTAGGCAACGGTTCTGCACCCATAACAGGGGCTAATACAGGTACTACTCCCGTACTTAACCCCGTAACTGGACTAACAGGAACAGTAACTGTTATAGTACGCTTTAATAACTCGGCTACAGGAAGCGGTAGCTTGGTAATAGACGATTTTACACTTAATGGTTCCATTACCGATTTAGCACCACCTTGCGCATTAGATGTTACAACCTTTTCCCCTACTACAGGACCCGAAAACACATTAGTAACCTTTACAGGTACAGGGTTTAACGATGCTACTGGCGTTACATTTGATGGTATTACTGCAACATTTGCAGCCTTATCGGATACAGAAATGATTGCCTTAGTTCCCAATGGTGTTACCGCTGGAAACATCGAAGTAACGGGTTCAGGATGTACTGAAACAGTTACAGGTAACTTTAATATTATTACCTCCGAATGTCAAAGCGACATCTACATCTCTGAAATATACGATAATAATGGTGGAAGCTTTGGAGTTATTGAGCTTTATAACCCTTCTGGTAACACAGTAAATTTAGGTGGTCAATACGTTTTAGAAAGATACGGCAATATTGGAGACCCATCACCTAGTACTGGGTACATAGTTACATTAGCAGGGTCTATAGCACCCTACTCTACCTATCTTGTTAGTAGTTCTACCTCATCGCCAACTGGTTGTCCAAATTCATTCGACGATAACATTGGTAATGGTATCAATGCAAATGATGAATTCAAACTCAAAAAAAATGGGGTTATAATAGATGTAGCACGCGCGCCAAACTTTATAGGCTATACTGTAATTAGAAATGCCAATGCTGATGCGCCAACAGCTACTTATAGTTCAGGCGATTGGACAGTTACAAGTAACGACTGTGGCGATTTGGGCTCGCATACGGCAGACCCTAGTAGTGGTAATGTACCCGATATAACACACCCCGCAACAGAAAGTATTTGTGAAAACGAAACAGCAATCTTCTCAGTATCATTAACAGGTACAGGCTACAGTTACCAATGGCGGGTTTTAAATAGCTCAGGAAACTGGATAAATGTAACCAACGATACTAATTATACTGGTGCTACAACTAACACATTAACAATTACAGGAGTTCCGTTTGGTTTTGATGGTAACCAATACTATTGCGAAATTACATCATCTAATTGCGATTTGGTAAGTAATGCAGCACAGCTTAACGTAACCGAAGCACCAACACCTGTTGTAGGTACAGCTACACCATCGAGCTGTACAGCAGATACAGGAACAATAACAATTACGTCGCCCGTAGCATTTGGTATATCGTATAGTATTAATGGCATTGATTACCAATTTGCGAATACATTTAACGATTTACCAGCAGGCGACTATACTGTTACAGCAAGAAATTTATCTAACTGCGTAAGTACGCCTGTTACAATAACGGTAAGCGAAGCTGGAGCACCCGATGTAGCTACCACAACGGTTACGCAACCTACGTGTACCGAACCAAACGGAACTATTACAGTAGATGCCCCCACAGGTACAGGGTTTAGTTATAGTATTAATGGGATAGATTTCCAGACAGATGTTAACTTTACAGGGCTGGCTCCTGCTACCTATAACATAACTACCATGAATGCTATAGGTTGTACCTCTGTAACACCCGATATTGTAATAAACCCATTTGCAGCATTACCCGCAGCAACTACAACAGTTACACAACCTACATGCGATGTTACTACAGGTACTATAGAGGTTACCGCACCACTTGGAGCACAATACACGTATAGTTTAGATGGTATAAGCTATTTTAGTACAACAACTTTTAGTAATCTGGCACCTGGTACATACACTATTACCACACAAGATGGTGGCGGATGTATATCGGTTACAGGAAATATTGTGATAAACAATGTGCCTGACGCTCCTGTATTAGGTACCCTAAATATTACCCAACCTACCTGCGAAGCTGGTGGAAGAATATTTGTGCTTTCTCCGCTTGGTGCAGCATACACCTACAGTATAGATGGTGTAAACTACCAAACCAATCCGATTTTTGAGAATGTTGCAGCAGGAACCTACCAAGTAACAGTGCAAACTTTAGGTTGTATTTCTGCCCCAGAAACAGCAGTAATTAATCAAAATAGTGCTCCAGATTGTATTGAAAATCCTAATTTAACTAACGATTTTCCTCCATCATCAGATGATAATCTGGCAGCAAAAGGGAGTTGGTACACTTCGCATGGTTCACCCACTAGTGGTACTTCATCAATATGGATGTGGTCGTACGCTGGTAACGGAGAAGGTACATATACCTGTTATAATTTCGAATCGGGTAAGGAATATAGAATATGTATTAGCCTTATAAATGAGAATATTCCTGGTACACTTGGCTACGTTAATCCCGATGCAAACTTTTACATTCAGGCAAGTAATGGGGCATTTACGCCAACACCAACGCCTACAGGAAATCAAACTATTGCCAATTGGCACGCTACAGACCAAACCATAACAGATTACACCTATACTTTTACTGCTAACAATAATTATAGTAAACTATGGTTTTTCCCGTACATGTTAGCCCCTGCAATGATAGCAGGCGATGAGTATAAAATACGCCTTCACTCTGTTAAAGTAGAAGAAGTTATTACTAATCCTACCATAAATGTAGTAGGTACTACTGCAACCATTATAGGCACGCCTACTACAGGAGGTAGTTGGCTTTGGGAGCCTGCTGCATTAGTAACATCGCAAAATGCAGATAATTCGGTAGTAATACTTTCAGAAACTTGCTCATCCGAAATAGTTACAGCTACATTTATATCCGATTGCGAAATTTGCTCTACATACACGGTACAAACAACTACCCCAACAGTGCCATTAGCTGCACCTACCGTTACTACAACCCAACCAGATTGTGAGGGTACTGTAGCACAAATAGAAGTTACAGCACCTGCAGGTGCAGGGTTTACCTATAGCATAGGTGGCGCATATCAATCATCACCAATATTTAACGGGCTTGCAGCAGGAAATTATAACGTTACTGTTGAAGATAATTCTGGTTGCATTTCAGAAATTACTGTAGCAACAATTAACACTATACCTAACGCACCAGCAACAGCTACAACAACAGTAACACAACCAACGTGTACCGAGCCAAACGGAACTATTGAAGTTACTTCTCCTACAGGTGCAGGATTAGAATATAGTATTAACGGCATGGATTTCCAAACCAGTACCATATTTACAGTACCAGCAGGAACATATAACATTACTACAAAAAATGCAGACGGATGCACATCGGTTACAGAGAATATTGTTATTAACCCCGCCCCTACTATACCTGCTAATGCTGTGGTAAATTATATTCAGCCTACTTGTACAGAAGCTACGGGGACTATTACTATAAATTCGCCTACAGGTGCAGGACTTACATACAGTATTAATAATGGTGCCGATTATCAGGCATCAAACGTATTCACTGGACAAGCACCTGGTAACTATACGGTACTGGTGCAGAATGCTGATGGGTGTATATCGAACCCTGTTACAGCAACTGTAAACCCTACTCCTACTGTGCCTGCCAATGCTGTAGTAAGCTACATTCAGCCTACTTGTACTGAGCCTACAGGGACTATTACTATAGATTCGCCTACAGGCGAAGGACTTACATACAGCATTAATAATGGTACAGATTATCAGGCATCCAACGTATTTACTGGACAAGCATCTGGTAACTATACGGTGCTTGTACAGAATGCTGATGGGTGTATATCGAACCCTATTACAGCAACTGTAAATCCTGTGCCTACTGCGCCTGCCGATGCTACAGTAAGCTACATTCAGCCTACTTGTACTGAGCCTACGGGAACGATAACTATAGACTCCCCAACAGGTGCAGGACTTATGTATAGTATTAATAACGGAGTTGATTACCAAGCATCTAATGTGTTTTCAGTACTAGCACCTGGAGATTATAGCGTAGTTGTTCAAAATGCTGATGGGTGTACATCAAACGCTGTTACGGCAACTGTAGATGATGCCCCTACACTAGCAGCCGCTACATATACGGTAACACCTTTAGGGTGTAATGATACTACGGGAACAATAACGGTTACATCTACAAACCCTGATTATACCTATAGTATAGGAGGCGCATATCAATCATCGCCAATATTTACAGGTTTAGTGCCTAATAGTTACGTTTTAACTATTCAGGATATTAATGGTTGTACCTCTGCACCCATTGCAGTAACAATTGATGCTGCACCAACACTACCAGCAGATGCTGCAATAACAGTTACACAACCTAACTGTAATAACCCTTTAGGAATAATTACTATTAACGCACCATTGGGTGCAGGTTTAACCTATAGTATAAACGGTGGCGACACCTACCAAAACGTAACTAACTTTGTTAACGTAACACCTGGCAATTATAGCGTATTGGTTAAAAACGCATCAGGTTGTGTGTCCGAAAATCCACAAGCAGTAACTATTAACCCTGCTCCTATTGTACCTGCGGCAGCTACTTATACAAGTACTAACCCAACATGTACATCGGCAGTAGGTTCAATTACTATAACTGCCCCATTAGGAACAAATTTAGAGTACAGTATTAATAACGGTGCTAGTTATAGTAACGCATTAGTATACAACAACCTCACTCCTGACACATATCAGTTAATAGTACGCAACACAGTAGGCGGATGTACATCCAATCCTGTAAATATAACTATTAACCCTTCGCCAAATACACCTGAGGATGCTGTAGTTACAGCAAGCCAACCCGAATGTAATAGTACAGCAGGAGCAGCAACCATAACATTTCCGCTTGGTGTAGGATATACATACAGTATAAATGGTAGCGATTATCAATCGTCAACTACATTCTTCAATCTAGCACCTGGAGATTATCTAGCATACGTAAAAAATGCAGCAGGATGTATTGCCGATACTCCTACCCCATTTACAATAAATGATGCACCAGCAGTACCCGATTTTGCTACAGTTACTATTACTAACCCCGATTGTACCACACCAACGGGAAGCATAGAGGTTACTGCACCACTAGGAGCGGAATTTACTTATAGTATTGATGGCGAAAACTACCAAACAGAAACTACATTTACCGATGTTGTACCAGGTACATATACTATAACCGTACAAAATACAGATGGATGCACATCGTTACCTGTAACCAGAACAGTACAACCACAACCTGATTTACCTACTATTCCAACAGTATCTATTACACAAACAGATTGTGATAGCGATACTGGAAAAATAGTTGTAACAAGTCCGTTTGGTGCTAATTTTAGCTATAGTATAAACGGCGGGGTGGACTATCAGGCAAATACTACCTTTCCCAATGTTACGCCTGGCGATTATACGATAACAGTACGAAATGCAGAAGGATGTACTGCAACTTCTGGAATTGTAACGGTAGATGCTCCACCAGCTCCAGCACCCGACCCTGGTATAAATACAGGTACTACTGCAATTTGCGAAGGAGAAACAACACAGTTGGAAAACGAGGTCGAAAACGGTATATGGTTAAGCAGTAACGAGAATATTGCAACTGTAGATGATACTGGTTTAGTAACAAGCATAAAAGCAGGCACCGTAACAATAAGTTACACGGTAGGTACAGTATGTACAGACGCTGCTACAACAACTGTTACCATAAACCCATTACCTGTACCAACGCTGGAAGAACAGTATTATTTATGCCAAGATACCGAAACAGAAACGTATGAAAGTATTGTACTAAACAGCGGACTATCAATAAGTAACTATAGCTTTATTTGGAAAAAAGAAGATACTGTATTACCTTTCCTATCAGGATTTATAGTAGTAGATGAGCCTGGCACGTACAGTGTAGAAGCTACCAACCTAACAACAGGATGTATTGGTACTACCACTACAACAGTAGGTGTATCTTCTACAGCAATAGCTACGGCAAAAGTAGCTACCGATTTTAATTACCAACAAACTATTACAGTTAATGTAACTGGCGGCTCGGGCGATTATGAGTTTAGCCTCAACGGAGGTGCTTTCCAAGACGAAAATGTATTTACCAACATAACCGAAGGTTTATATACCATAATAGTTAACGATAAAAACGGATGTGAGCCTATAGTACTAGAGGTATACGCTTTAAATTATCCGCGTTTCTTTAGCCCTAACGGTGATGGCACGCACGAAACATGGAATATTAACGGATTAACTGGACAAAATACTGTAATTTATATTTACGACCGATACGGTAAGGCTATTACATCAGTAATACCAGGTCAGCTAGGTTGGGACGGTACATATAACGGTAAACAATTACCAGCTACTGATTACTGGTTTACACTTACGTACGAATCGTCAGATGGAACAAATAAGGAATTTAAAGCACACTTCTCGCTTTTAAGATAA